The following proteins come from a genomic window of Drosophila sulfurigaster albostrigata strain 15112-1811.04 chromosome X, ASM2355843v2, whole genome shotgun sequence:
- the LOC133847890 gene encoding calcineurin subunit B type 1 — MGNETSLPVDMCSNFDADEIRRLGKRFRKLDLDNSGALSIDEFMSLPELQQNPLVQRVIDIFDADGNGEVDFKEFIQGVSQFSVRGDKLSKLRFAFRIYDMDNDGYISNGELFQVLKMMVGNNLKDTQLQQIVDKTICFADKDEDGKISFDEFCSVVGNTDIHKKMVVDV, encoded by the coding sequence ATGGGAAACGAGACATCGCTGCCAGTGGACATGTGCTCCAATTTCGATGCGGATGAGATCCGACGGCTGGGCAAACGTTTTCGCAAACTCGATCTCGACAATTCGGGAGCCCTGAGCATAGATGAGTTCATGTCGCTGCCGGAGTTGCAGCAGAATCCGTTGGTGCAGCGCGTCATCGACATTTTCGATGCGGACGGCAACGGCGAGGTGGACTTCAAGGAGTTCATCCAGGGCGTCTCACAGTTCAGTGTGCGCGGTGATAAATTGTCGAAGCTGCGGTTCGCCTTTCGCATCTATGACATGGACAACGATGGCTACATATCGAATGGCGAGCTATTCCAAGTGCTCAAAATGATGGTGGGCAACAATCTGAAGGACACGCAACTGCAACAGATTGTCGACAAGACCATCTGTTTTGCCGACAAGGATGAGGACGGTAAAATCTCGTTCGATGAGTTCTGCTCGGTGGTTGGCAATACGGATATACATAAGAAAATGGTTGTGGATGTTTAA